DNA sequence from the Tenacibaculum mesophilum genome:
CTTGTTGTGCCTTAGCTACATCGTGCTGCGTTTTTATTTTTCTTTGATTAAAGATAGGCTGTGTTAAGCCTCCTATAATATTAGCAAATAAGGAATTGGTACTTAGTAATTCATCTAAATCTAAACTCTGAAAACCACCTGTTGCAGTTAAAGTTAACGATGGATAGAAATTACTTTTAGCAACATTTGTCATTTCAAAAGCATTAATTAATCCATATTCAGCAGCCATTACATCTGGCCTGTTTCTTAACAAAATAGTAGGAACACCTAGTTTTATAGTAACATCTAACTCTTGTTGTGAAAGTTTACTTCTTTTAACAACTACTGATGTTCTTCCTAATAGCAAGTTTAAGGCATTTTCTGTTTTAAAAATAGAAGCTTCTAAATCTACCTTTAACGCTTTTGCATTGTTATATTGTGCTATATTTTGGTCTACAGCTACTTGATTAACCTGACCTGCTTCTTTTAAAGCTTTAATAGTATTTACACTACTCTCTCTGGTTTCAATAGTTTGTTCAGTAATTTCTAATTGAGCATCTAAAGCTACTAACTGATAATAGGTAGTTGCTATTGCTGAAACTAATTGAGTTTTTACTGCTTGGTGAGCAGCTACACTTTGTAAATATGCTGCTTTTCCTGCTCGTTTATTACTTCGTATTTTACCCCATATATCAGCTTCCCAAGAAAGGTTTCCTGTAATTTCATATTGATCTATACTACCATTAAAAAAAGATCCAAACTGACTGTTTTTTGCTAATTCTTGATGTGTAGCTTTTGCTCCTACACTTAAAGTAGGTAAATACCCTGCTTTACCTTGTTTCATGTAAGCTTCAGCAGCAGCCATTTGTTGTATGGCTACACGGATATCTAAGTTATTCTGAAGTCCTTCATCAATGTATTCTTTCAAATGAGCATCAGTAAACATATCTTTCCAAGACACATCTGCCATTGAGATACTGTCTTTTGGTAAATTATCTGTTCTATACAAATGTTCTGTTTCTTTTAACTCAGGTCGCACATAATCCTTCGCTACGAAACAACTTTGTAGGGTTGTAGCCATAATGACTACAACCAAAGTTTTATTTAAAATAAATTTCATAATTAATCTTCTTTAATTTCAACAACAGCTGGTTTACTTGATACTTTTTCTTGTAACCATTGGAATATTACAAATAATACAGGAATAACAAATACCCCTATTAAAGTACCAATTAATAATCCTCCTGCAGCACCGGTACCGATAGAATTATTCCCTTCAGCTCCTACTCCTTTTGCTAACACTAATGGTAATAACCCTAGAATAAAGGCAAAAGAAGTCATTAAAATAGGTCTTAAACGTACTTTTGCTCCCTCAATAGCAGCATCGTATAAGCTATTTCCTTGCTTACGACGCTGTATTGCGAAC
Encoded proteins:
- a CDS encoding efflux transporter outer membrane subunit — translated: MKFILNKTLVVVIMATTLQSCFVAKDYVRPELKETEHLYRTDNLPKDSISMADVSWKDMFTDAHLKEYIDEGLQNNLDIRVAIQQMAAAEAYMKQGKAGYLPTLSVGAKATHQELAKNSQFGSFFNGSIDQYEITGNLSWEADIWGKIRSNKRAGKAAYLQSVAAHQAVKTQLVSAIATTYYQLVALDAQLEITEQTIETRESSVNTIKALKEAGQVNQVAVDQNIAQYNNAKALKVDLEASIFKTENALNLLLGRTSVVVKRSKLSQQELDVTIKLGVPTILLRNRPDVMAAEYGLINAFEMTNVAKSNFYPSLTLTATGGFQSLDLDELLSTNSLFANIIGGLTQPIFNQRKIKTQHDVAKAQQEQALLSFKKTLLTAGNEVSNALFDYNAETEKFEYRQNEVEALRRAETNSEELLKNGYANYLDLLTARERVLNAEINVINNKLNQLLSTVNIYKALGGGWK